Below is a window of Ochotona princeps isolate mOchPri1 chromosome 19, mOchPri1.hap1, whole genome shotgun sequence DNA.
CCTGTCCTCAAAGGAAACAGCAGTCACTATTTCTTGCTCTCTTTCCAAAACTCCCTGGATGTGCCACTGGTTGGCTGAGGACAAATTCCCAGAGCTGCCGTGGAAGGTGGTTGTGTCTTGCTTCTGATCTCAACGGTTCAGAATCCACAGCCCGAGGTAACTCTCCCAAACGCAAGCTATGCTTACAGCAACTGGCTCAGCACCTCTTGGTGGTGCTTGGCAGCACTCCTTATTTGCCTCTGCAGCTAGAAAACGTGTCTTTCACATCACAACCATCTGCAGTCATGCAGAGCAGTTGCTCAGCAGCTCAGCAGCCCAGCAGTCCTCGGGGCCTTCTATAGTGCTGTACCCGGGAAGGACGGAGGAGGTAGAAGGCTTTTGCACTCATCCTGGCCAGCTGTTGTGAAATCCAGCAGGAATTCTGTTCTGGATGGAACTTTTTCTacaaacagcagcagatggctttGAAGGATCAAGACTCAGACAGTCGCTTCTGAATTTCAATTACAAGATCTTCCCGCTTAACATGCACCTGAAACACAAGAGAACCCTGAAGTGACAAACTAGAAAATGACTATTTCTCCATAATTACTTCTTTGtcagattaattttttaaaagatttattcatttatttattctttggaaagtctgatacacacagagaaggagagacagaggggaagattttccatctgttgattcactccccaaacagccgcagtggctggagctgagccgatccaaagctaggagcctggagcttcttccaggtctcccacatgcgtgcaggatcccaagtccttgggccgtcctcaactgctttcccaggccacaagcagggtgctggatggaaagcagggccactgggacacaaaccagcgcccacaggggatcctggcacatgtaatgcaaggactttagccactaggctaccacgctgagtCCTGTCAGATTCATTTTACTCTGCGTGTAGTGTGGGCTTCAAGGTAACCTGGAGAATATGCATCCCCAGAACTAGAGGGATGTAGCACTCTATTGCTCAGTCTCTaaacatccattttttttaaatttccctttctATCCTTCCAGCTAATACTCACTGGCTACAATGGCTGTTTGGGTGGGTCTCCATTCATCTCCATCACTATAAAGCCTGGAATTATTTCCTCAGCAATACTGTACACATGTGTTGCAGAATCTGGGAAAGGTAGAAATACTTGCACTGTTCCTGCCTGCCCCCActtacctcctctctgctggctacTGAGCGAAGCTTCACGACCCCGTCTTTCAGTTCTTGCTCACCAATAATGACCACCAGTGGAATGCCTGTGTGTTCACAGTAGTGCAGTTGACTTAATAGTTTAGGGTTGTTTTTGTATTGCATCTCTGCCTGGAAGGGATTGAGACAGAGTGTTCAGAAGTGACCAAGCACACAAACCCCTGCAAATGCATTCCAAAGGCAGTAAAAATCAAATGCCTAGCTCTCCAACCCTAAGAAGCTATTCTAAGGTAACTGAAAAGGTTTTGCATTCTACCCAAGAACCAAGGTAAACGGGCCTGACTTCAGAATTTTAGCTGACGTGTCAGCTCTACCATACCTTGATCCCAGCATCCCAAAGTTCAGCAATCAGCTTCAGCCGCTCTCGGAGGAAGTTCTTCTGGGGTGTGGCCACAAACACTTGAGTCTCTGTGGCTCGTACACTCTCACCAACAGTCTGAcaaaagaagacagaagaaataaaacaaataatcttcCCTTGAAACAACAAATCCAAAAGAGGAAACAAACAAGAATTgggagggggctggcattgtggccaggtgaagccaccacctaGCAGTGGCCTCATACTGGCATTGATTTAAATCCTGGcccctccacttctcatccagctccctgccaataagcctggaaaagcagcaggagatggcgggcctaagtgcttggacccctgcacccacatgggagacccagaggaagttcctgactcctggcttcagaatggcctagttccagccattgtgggcatttggagagtgaaccagaagatggaagattctctctctgcctctccctctctctttttaatgctaactttaaaataaataatttttttaaaaaaattgtcagaaAAATAGTACTACTATATTCTAGAATTAAGAAGGCTTCTAGGCCTCCAGCCTCACCTACCTACCTCCATCTAGCACCTACCTTCATCCTCTGCTCCACAATGTAGAAGATCCGCTCGACGCCAATACTGAGTCCTACACAGGGTACCTTGTGGCCTTTAGGGTCAAACATGGCCACCAGCCCATCATAGCGGCCACCAGCAGCCACACTGCCCACATTCAGGGGCTCCTCTTGAGCCTGAGCTGGGGTCTGTGGCAGGACTGCTTCATAGATCACACCTGTGTAGTAATCCAGGCCCCGAGCCAGGCTCAGGTCAAAAGAGACCTGTGAGGACAAGGCCAAGAGGTGACTTGGCCTCCTGAGAGCACAGACCCCTCCAGAAGGCCCACTGTCACCTCAGCTTACCTTCTTGGCAATTCCAAAAAGTGTTAAGTACTCAAACAGCAGCTTCAGGTCCCTCAGGCCCTCCAGGGCCTGCCGGTTCTGGGACAGTCTATGGTCCTGGAACATTTGTTCCACTAGGGATGCATCACCTCGGGCAAAAAATAAGGAGCAATAACATCTGTGCTGTTCACCCAGATATGTTTCACTTAATGTATACTTTATGTCTGCAGGCTAATTctcactgattttcttttttaaagatttatttattttattacaaaatcagatatatagagaggaggagagacagagaggaagatcttctgtccaatgattcactccccaagtgactgcaatgaccattGCTACgccgacctgaaaccaggaggcaagaaccttctccaggtcccccacgctggcacagggtcccaaggccttggaccgtcctcaactgctttcccaagctataagcagggagctggatgggaagtggagctgccaggattagaacccctttccatccagctccctgcttgtgggctgggaaagcagtggaggacagcccaaagccttaggaccctgcacccgtgtgggagacccagaagagactcctggctcctggctccagattggtacagcactggctgttgtggtctcttggggagtgaatcattggatggaagatattccccgctgtctctcctcctctctctatatctgactttacaataaaaataaataattaaaaaaaaaaaaagaactggggcccacatggaatcccggcacgttcaaggcaaggacttcagtcgctaggctaccatgctgggccctgattttcttttctttgagattttatttacttttatttgaaaggcagagtaatacagagagaaagaaacatacagagaagagagagagagagatctcccatttgtgaGCTCACTCCCCACAAACCACAAAGAATAGAACTGggctagaccaaaaccaggagcttcttgcaggtctcccatgtggatacagaggcccaaaggcttgggccatcctttgctgcttttctaggccattaacagggagctgtatggaaagtggagcagctggaactcaaaccgatgcccgcatgggatgccagtgctgcatacAGAAgccttaacttgctacaccaaaGTACCAGCCCTCTTTCAGACAGAAAAAGGGGGCCAATGATGAGGTGTATAAGTAAAGCTGTCAGCTGCAGTTCGAGTCCTGTCTGCtacacttctaacccagctttctgttaatgtgcctggaaaagcagctgagaatgggcccctgcacccatatgggagaccaaagtgaagttcctgggtccttaGACTCCACCTGTTGACAGTCAttttggaggtgaaccagcagatgacaatCCTCTgtcgctccctctctctgtaactgactttcaaattaagaaagaaatctttaaaaaaagaataaaacaaatcgGGGGCCCCAgtacagtggcttagcaagctaatacTCTACCTGAGACACCAGTATATatatatggccactggtttgagttctggctgctctactttcgatCCAGTGCCATgtcagtggcctgagaaagcagtggagtattgcccaaggtcttgagacccAGCATCCCTatcggagacctggaataagctcctggctgccagcttcagaccagctcatctctggctgttgtggccatttggggaatgaaccagagatgaaatttttctttctctgtttctccctctcgctgtaactctttcaagtaaaaatatataaatttttttaagttaaaaaagagaaaaaaaaaaaagatcctcgtCTCATATAATCAGAATCACATCCTCTGTCTGTACCTTTGTCACCAGAAGACACAAAGTATATGGTCTTATGCTGCatatgaagtactatactattatcataatatgggggaaataagttgggGGGAAAGGAAAATGGGAGGGAGTAAGAgaaatcccatagcctatggaattgtaccatacaagtaaaaataaaaataaaatagaaaaaaaagtatacataATAAATAAACGAGACATTACATTCAGGCAAGCTTAGCACAAATGTGGAAAATTGTTCCAGAGATAGAATTTGAACCCATTACTCTCAGTCTTGCCCTACCGTAGCTCTTAGACCCTTGTTCTTACCACGACACTGGACATAGTCCCCAATTCGATCAGCCACCTCCGGAGTCAGGCCTCTCTTTGCCACCATCTCATGTCTCACATCTGTCCAAGACATCTGCATGAACACACAAACATTACCTCAGCCTGACAGCCTTCTTTCTCAACTGAAAAGGATATGATATTTTCATTCAGGATATGCCACAAGCAGCAAACAGCACACTCAGTAAAGTCAGGGACAGCTTAAGAAATCCGTGACAGTCTCACTGCACAGCAGAAATCAGATCTTTCTTCAGAatgtctccctcccttcctcccagcaATAAAAGCTCACTCCCAGCCACCATGTTCTTGCTTTGAGGGCAGTGCAGAAACCCAGAGTGGGTCtccagaagatcttctttgttaCCTTGTCTAGTTTGTCTATTGAGGAGCAGATGGCACGGAACTTGCTTTCCGGAACACCACAGACAGCAAACATCCCATCTATAATCCGCCGGTCGTTGACCTGTGAACTCAACGCAAATAAGCAGGTACCCTGTCAGGGCCCTTTCCCTCAAAACCAAAGCAATTCTTATTTGCTCAATTCATAAAAGGGATTGGAAGGAAGATTCGCAGAAATAGTAGacataggtaggtagataggtagaCAGATGCTGGGAAATGTAATAAATGTAGGTAGACAGACAGATAAGCAACTGTACTAAGAAAAGTCCTAGAACTGTAGGCTTAAAGGCTGGGGTCACCTATATTAAAAGCATCAAGCCACTGAACTTATTTCCCAAACCTTAGCCTTGACCTCACCTTAATGAGAAAGTTCTCCAACTGTAACCCAGTCAGGATTTCACTTATGATCTTCAAACATTCTGCATCAGGGATCATAGGATCAAACTGACCTGCAATGTCAAAATCCTGCAAGAGAAAATACAGGAAATATTCTCCAATGATCAGTCAATGCCCAGAACTATCAGCCTTCTGGGCCCCCATCAGGTCACTTACACACTGGCAGAACTCCCTGTAGCGGCCTTGGGCTACGGTTGGGTTCTCCCGACGCCACACTTTTCCAACATGGTAGCGTTTCATCTTCTTCAGTTTATTCATGGCCAGATAACGAGCAAAAGGGATCTCACATAAATTGTTTAAGGAATGATAATAAATACAAAGCTTAGGCCTAGAGCATAGGGTTCAAAGCTGGGCCTGTATGAATCAGATCTCATCCACTAGGGATGAGAACAAGGACCTTATCTGTCTTGTTTCCCACCATCCCAAAGGCTTTGCAGTGCTTGGCATCTGATGTATAAGAAATAGTGTCAAAAATGCAGATGATGAATTCTGTTCCATTTATGGAAGTAAGCACCTCTGGGGCCAGGCAGGCGTGCTTTTGCAAGATTCTCCAGAGGACTTTGATGTACATTACAGTAAAATGACAAGGCCCTGGGCAAGGTCCTGCTGGCAGAAATGCTTTCTGGGAGAAATTGGAGGGGAAGGTTGAGGCCAATGTACCTGTTGGGTCCTAGAGGCCTTTGAGAGGAAGCCCTCTGGATTTGACAGAGATAGGTCAGGTGTCAACACTCAGGATACTGTAAGGTCATAGCGAAGGGACAGTAATTCTCCACCTTGGTCCTTCAGATCATAGATGAGCCCTGAGTTCTCTCCATAATTCTCGCTGAGCATTTCCTTCAGGAGTCAAACACAAACAGTCATTGTGCAAACAATGACGACAGAGCAGATGAGAAGCTCTTTGGGACCTTGAAGGCCAGGACAGAAATGGAGTTTCAGGTGCTCCCCTCCCCATACCTTCAGCTCAAATGCCGGAGTATCCAGACCCTTTGCTCCGTGACGTTTGAAACAGCTAACAACCACATCAAGAATTTTCTCCCTCACGACCATCTGCTCAGGACTAAAATCCCTAGTGCCCTGCAAACCAAAACCAGTTacagtaaaaagaaacaaaaaaaccaatgTAAGACAAAGAGCTAAACTTCCTATAATCTAAAGTATGAAGCCGAAAACTTACGAATTCATGACTCTGAGCTCCACTTAGTAGCAAAGAATAgtaaggttattttttttaatttttttttaaagatttattatttttattggaaaggcagatatacagagaggaggagagacagagaggaagatcttccatctgatgattcactgcccaagtgagcgcaatggccggtgctgcgctgatctggagccaggagccaggagcctcctccaggtctcccacacgggtgcaggaacccaatgccctgggccatcctcgactgctttcccaggccacaagcagggagctggatgggaagtggagctgctgggactagaaccagcgcccatatgggatcccggcacgttcaaggtgagaactttagctgctaggccacgccgccgggccctattttttaaaatttaatgtaaaaGGACATTAAAAGGAGGCAGAAAGATCAAAACACAAGTCAATCTTCCAAAGCAGTCTAATGGGGCAGAGTGGACAAAGTGCACCTACCTTTGGGGTCTTGATGACAAAATTTGGTGTTTCTTGATGTGATTTCAGTTGCGATGTCAACACTGACTCTGCAACCTGGCAGAAGAAATGTGAACTGTAGCTCCTGTGGCCACTGGCCAGACCTGCCAACATCTCTGAGCCCATAAGCCACACACGGGCAAAGCCTCCTTGATCATGAGCAACAAAAAGCCTGGCTCCACTTTATTCCAGTCTCACCTCCCTGCACCCCAGAACCCATACTGCATGTACAATCATGAATCATGCATGGCACATACATGACACCAGGTCTTCTCTGCTATATAAGCTTATTCACTCTATCCAGAGTgtttgaatatttgaaaaattttaagccCCTGAAAACAATAAAGGCACAAACAACCCAGCACCAAACACAGGCAGGAATTAGTACAGTCTCCAGTTCTCAGATCCTATTCAGACAGCAAAGGGAAGAAAATTTAAGGTCGCATTGGTTATCAAGTTTGAAGATGTGGCAAATGCAACCCGAAGACAGAAAAGAACTGGACCAAAGCCACAGAACAACACAGTGAAATGAAATAGAGGGCATTTCCTGACTGAACTGACTGATATATATAGTGCTGTGATTGAAAAGTAATCAAATATTTGCATCCTGCTGCCGATAGGACATTCCAGAAACAGAGGGTGTGCTCCGTTCATGCTTTGGTGGCTCACTCCTCCAAAGCAAGTCCAAGCTCACCAAGGCCAGAATCTCACAACTGcaattccaaaatttaaaaatctctgaGAACCAAGCGTGCTCTTTGGAAATTCTCTCTGAGTAAATGCCAACATGCACGCCATTTACTTCATGACCCCTAGTCATCTCATTTAGTGCAAATGTCCATGCAGTTTGTTTAGAAACTATGAATGTAACTGGACTTCAGATTTCAGAGAAAAGAGTTTGGATCTGTGTGAAAATCTTCCCTAACTATGTAGCCTGGGGAAAAATTATTAAATCTTGCAGCCTCAGTTTCAGTGACTATAAACATAGAAATACAAACTCCAGCTCCTCTTGTAATGGATTAAACGACAAACCACCCTCTATCCTCAGTTCATGGTGGGAACTCCAGAAAAACTGGTGGCCATGCCACTGGAGTACTGGCTTGCAGGAGTCCATGCCTGCAGACCTGGAGGCCCTGCCCGGGGGAATGGAGCTACCTGAGCAGAAAGCCTCACCTGGCTGTGACAGCGGACCGCCTGGGGACACGCGGATCGCTGTGGTCGCAGCAGCTGGCGGAAGAGCGCGGCCCAGGCCCTCTTGGGCAGAAGTCCGAGCTGCGGCATCATGCGCAGGAGGCCGGCTTTCCGCGACAGGACCCAAAAGACGCGACCCAAGCAAGCAGGCAGATCCCGAGTAAGGCACACGGAAGGAGCGTTGCCGGTTCAGCAGGAGCGCCAATCGTCCTCAGTCAAGGCTTCCTGTAGGTGCCGGAAGTGATGTTAGGGCCGTGCAGAGACTCTCTAGGCGTCCGGACTGACGACTCGATAGCCGGAAGTCATCCAGGCTGGATGTGAAGGCTGAGGCCACCAAGGGCCGGTGTG
It encodes the following:
- the HARS2 gene encoding histidine--tRNA ligase, mitochondrial isoform X1, whose product is MMPQLGLLPKRAWAALFRQLLRPQRSACPQAVRCHSQVAESVLTSQLKSHQETPNFVIKTPKGTRDFSPEQMVVREKILDVVVSCFKRHGAKGLDTPAFELKEMLSENYGENSGLIYDLKDQGGELLSLRYDLTIPFARYLAMNKLKKMKRYHVGKVWRRENPTVAQGRYREFCQCDFDIAGQFDPMIPDAECLKIISEILTGLQLENFLIKVNDRRIIDGMFAVCGVPESKFRAICSSIDKLDKMSWTDVRHEMVAKRGLTPEVADRIGDYVQCRGDASLVEQMFQDHRLSQNRQALEGLRDLKLLFEYLTLFGIAKKVSFDLSLARGLDYYTGVIYEAVLPQTPAQAQEEPLNVGSVAAGGRYDGLVAMFDPKGHKVPCVGLSIGVERIFYIVEQRMKTVGESVRATETQVFVATPQKNFLRERLKLIAELWDAGIKAEMQYKNNPKLLSQLHYCEHTGIPLVVIIGEQELKDGVVKLRSVASREEVHVKREDLVIEIQKRLSES
- the HARS2 gene encoding histidine--tRNA ligase, mitochondrial isoform X2, encoding MKRYHVGKVWRRENPTVAQGRYREFCQCDFDIAGQFDPMIPDAECLKIISEILTGLQLENFLIKVNDRRIIDGMFAVCGVPESKFRAICSSIDKLDKMSWTDVRHEMVAKRGLTPEVADRIGDYVQCRGDASLVEQMFQDHRLSQNRQALEGLRDLKLLFEYLTLFGIAKKVSFDLSLARGLDYYTGVIYEAVLPQTPAQAQEEPLNVGSVAAGGRYDGLVAMFDPKGHKVPCVGLSIGVERIFYIVEQRMKTVGESVRATETQVFVATPQKNFLRERLKLIAELWDAGIKAEMQYKNNPKLLSQLHYCEHTGIPLVVIIGEQELKDGVVKLRSVASREEVHVKREDLVIEIQKRLSES